A genomic stretch from Alosa sapidissima isolate fAloSap1 chromosome 3, fAloSap1.pri, whole genome shotgun sequence includes:
- the hdac5 gene encoding histone deacetylase 5 isoform X11, which produces MKTSLPGGLRSPVGDSGPGGGSVSIVGGGGERCSSGGGGGGGSNTGTGSSGGNPTNASSGGGGGGSVAVDLRTDLRGDVRLSALGGMDPALTEQQLQHELLLLKQQQELQKQLLFAEFQKQHEVLTRQHEVQLQEHLKQQQEILAVKRQQELEQKRKLEQQRHEELEKQRLEQQLIMLRNKEKGKESAIASTEVKLKLQEFLLSKKDPTPGGLNHSFTQKCWGAQHTSLDQSSPPQTNTPPSYKLPPLLGAYEGKDDFPLRKTASEPNLKVRSRLKQKVAERRSSPLLRRKDGTVISTFKKRAIEISVSSMCSSAPGSGPSSPNSSNSAIAENGSSGSVPNIHAEQLRSLHQSLNADGTVSPLTLYTSPSLPNISLGLPANSHITSGLTFAADLQASQKLQEAERQALQSLRQGGALTGKFVSTSSLPACLPPPGAPHDADGPQTNSHSHSSLLQHVLLLEQARQQSALLAVPMYGQSPLVTGERVSNNMRTVNKLPRHRPLSRTQSAPLPQSPQALQQLVMQQQHQHFLEKQKQYQLNKCDFETEILSKGAELPRQPPTHPEETEEELTETAEMLEEGRGEGPEHTREPRLQKDGSGETSPPSERLLPLKGESTESDLEEEDDEDEAIELKECDDDGTPYGQFSDQHHIQQLNVFQASLSITGMPHRPLGRAQSSPATASLKGAPMAEVPIKHLFTTGLVYDTLMLKHQCMCGNTHIHPEHAGRIQSVWSRLQETGLLGRCERIRGRKATLDEIQTVHSEYHTLLYGTSPLNRQKLDSKKLLGPMSQKMYAMLPCGGIGVDSDTVWNEMHSSGAVRMAVGCVIELAFKVAAGELKNGFAVVRPPGHHAEESTAMGFCFFNSVAITAKLLQQKLGVGKILIVDWDIHHGNGSQQAFYNDPNVLYISLHRYDDGNFFPGSGAPEEVGVGPGVGFNVNIAWTGGVEPPMGDVEYLTAFRTVVMPIANEFSPDVVLVSAGFDAVEGHQSPLGGYNVTAKCFGHLTKQLMTLAGGRVVLALEGGHDLTAICDASEACVSALLGDELEPLPESVLQEKPCPKAAASLERVIEIQSKHWSSLQRLAPTVGQCLLDAQRREKDEADTVTAMASLTVDAEQAAVVTEIRSVEEPMEEEPAL; this is translated from the exons ATGAAGACATCGTTACCGGGCGGACTGCGTAGCCCCGTGGGCGACTCGGGTCCCGGAGGCGGCAGCGTGAGCATCGTCGGCGGAGGAGGCGAGCGCtgcagcagcggcggcggcggcggcggcggcagcaaCACGGGCACCGGGAGCTCAGGCGGCAATCCCACCAACGCGTCCAGcggcggcggaggaggaggcagcgtgGCGGTGGACCTGCGCACCGACCTGCGGGGCGACGTGCGCCTGAGCGCGCTGGGTGGCATGGACCCGGCGCTGACcgagcagcagctgcagcacgAGCTGCTCCTGCtcaagcagcagcaggagctgcAAAAACAGCTGCTCTTCGCCGAGTTCCAGAAGCAGCACGAGGTGCTGACGCGCCAGCACGAGGTCCAGCTTCAGGAGCACCTcaag cagcagcaggagattCTGGCAGTCAAGCGTCAGCAGGAGTTGGAGCAGAAGCGCAAGCTGGAGCAGCAGCGTCACGAGGAGCTGGAGAAGCAGCGTCTGGAGCAGCAGCTCATCATGCTGCGCAACAAGGAGAAGGGCAAAGAGA GTGCCATTGCCAGCACTGAGGTCAAGTTGAAGTTGCAGGAGTTCCTCCTGAGCAAAAAAGATCCCACCCctggcggactaaaccattccTTCACCCAGAAGTGCTG GGGCGCTCAGCACACCTCCCTGGACCAGAGTTCCCCCCCTCAGACAAACACGCCCCCCTCCTACAAATTGCCCCCTCTCCTGGGTGCCTATGAGGGCAAGGACGATTTCCCTCTGCGCAAGACTG CCTCTGAGCCCAATCTGAAGGTGCGCTCGCGGTTAAAACAGAAGGTTGCTGAGCGACGCAGCAGCCCTCTACTGAGGAGAAAAGATGGAACTGTCATCAGCACTTTCAAGAAAAGAGCCATTGAAATCTCAG TGTCGTCCATGTGCAGCAGCGCCCCCGGTTCTGGGCCCAGCTCTCCGAACAGCTCCAACAGCGCCATCGCCGAGAACGGCTCCAGCGGCTCCGTCCCCAACATCCATGCTGAG CAGCTGCGCTCTCTCCACCAGTCTCTGAACGCGGACGGGACGGTGAGCCCCCTGACTCTCTACACGTCCCCCTCGCTCCCCAACATCTCTCTGGGCCTGCCTGCCAACTCGCACATCACG AGTGGGCTGACGTTTGCTGCTGACCTCCAGGCTTCCCAGAAGCTGCAGGAGGCGGAGCGACAGGCCCTACAGTCGCTACGTCAGGGCGGTGCGCTGACGGGGAAGTTTGTCAGCACCTCGTCACTGCCGGCGTGCCTGCCCCCGCCCGGAGCCCCCCACGACGCCGACGGCCCCCAGACCAACTCGCACTCGCACTCCTCGCTCCTGCAGCACGTGCTACTGCTGGAACAGGCGCGGCAGCAGAGCGCGCTGctcgcag TGCCCATGTATGGCCAGTCGCCATTGGTTACGGGCGAGCGGGTGTCCAATAACATGCGTACGGTGAACAAGCTGCCGCGGCACCGGCCCCTGAGCCGCACCCAGTCGGCGCCGCTGCCCCAGAGTCCACAGGCCCTCCAGCAGCTGgtcatgcagcagcagcaccagcacttCCTGGAGAAGCAGAAACAGTACCAGCTCAACAAG TGTGACTTCGAGACAGAG ATCCTCTCCAAGGGGGCGGAACTTCCCCGTCAGCCGCCCACTCACCCCGAGGAGACGGAGGAGGAGCTCACAGAGACGGCCGAGATGCTAGAGGAAGGCCGGGGCGAGGGGCCAGAGCACACGCGTGAGCCGCGCCTCCAAAAGGACGGCTCAGGCGAAACGTCGCCGCCGTCGGAGCGCCTGCTGCCCCTGAAGGGAGAGAGCACCGAGAGCGacttggaggaggaggacgacgaaGACGAGGCCATCGAGCTCAAGGAGTGCGACGACGATGGCACCCCCTATGGACAG TTTTCAGACCAACATCACATTCAGCAGCTCAATGTGTTCCaggcctctctctccatcactggcATGCCCCACAGACCCCTGGGAAGGGCCCAGTCCTCCCCGGCCACCGCCAGTCTTAAGGGAGCCCCTATGGCAGAAGTCCCCATTAAGCACCTCTTCACTACAG GGCTGGTGTACGACACGCTGATGCTGAAGCACCAGTGCATGTGTGGCAACACCCACATCCACCCGGAGCACGCGGGCCGCATCCAGAGCGTGTGGTCCCGGCTGCAGGAGACCGGGCTGCTGGGCCGCTGTGAG AGGATCCGGGGCAGGAAGGCCACGCTAGATGAGATTCAGACAGTTCACTCAGAGTATCACACTCTCCTCTACGGAACCAGTCCTCTGAACAGGCAGAAGCTAGACAGCAAGAAGCTCTTAG GGCCAATGAGTCAAAAAATGTACGCCATGTTGCCCTGTGGAGGCATCGGG GTGGACAGCGATACAGTCTGGAACGAGATGCACTCCTCTGGGGCAGTCCGCATGGCTGTGGGCTGCGTCATTGAGCTGGCCTTCAAGGTTGCCGCCGGAGAACTCAAG AACGGTTTCGCTGTGGTCCGTCCACCTGGGCATCATGCAGAGGAGTCCACAGCCAT gggGTTCTGCTTCTTCAACTCAGTGGCCATTACAGCAAAGCTCTTGCAGCAGAAACTCGGAGTAGGAAAGATACTCATTGTGGACTGG GacattcaccatggcaacgggAGTCAGCAGGCCTTCTACAACGATCCCAATGTACTCTACATCTCCCTCCATCGCTATGACGATGGCAACTTCTTTCCCGGGAGCGGAGCTCCTGAGGAG GTGGGAGTTGGGCCAGGTGTGGGCTTTAATGTGAACATTGCCTGGACGGGTGGAGTGGAGCCCCCTATGGGTGATGTGGAGTACTTAACAGCCTTCAG GACTGTGGTGATGCCGATCGCCAATGAGTTCTCTCCGGACGTGGTCCTGGTGTCGGCCGGCTTCGACGCGGTCGAGGGTCACCAGTCCCCTCTGGGCGGCTACAACGTCACGGCCAAGT gTTTTGGCCACCTCACGAAGCAACTGATGACGCTGGCAGGAGGGCGAGTGGTTTTGGCTCTGGAGGGGGGGCATGACCTCACAGCCATCTGCGATGCCTCTGAGGCCTGTGTGTCAGCACTGCTGGGAGATGAG CTGGAACCTCTGCCAGAGTCCGTCCTGCAGGAGAAGCCGTGCCCTAAAGCAGCCGCCTCACTGGAGAGGGTCATAGAGATCCAGA GTAAACACTGGAGTTCCCTGCAGCGGCTGGCTCCTACCGTGGGACAGTGTCTGTTGGATGcccagagaagagagaaggacgAAGCGGACACCGTGACGGCCATGGCCTCGCTCACTGTTGATGCCGAGCAGGCTGCTGTTGTCACGGAGATCAG GTCAGTGGAAGAGCCTATGGAGGAGGAGCCGGCGCTTTAG
- the hdac5 gene encoding histone deacetylase 5 isoform X8, which produces MLQTIYETESCFSSDSVSGREQSLELLSQAGVSTMPSTALDMKTSLPGGLRSPVGDSGPGGGSVSIVGGGGERCSSGGGGGGGSNTGTGSSGGNPTNASSGGGGGGSVAVDLRTDLRGDVRLSALGGMDPALTEQQLQHELLLLKQQQELQKQLLFAEFQKQHEVLTRQHEVQLQEHLKQQQEILAVKRQQELEQKRKLEQQRHEELEKQRLEQQLIMLRNKEKGKESAIASTEVKLKLQEFLLSKKDPTPGGLNHSFTQKCWGAQHTSLDQSSPPQTNTPPSYKLPPLLGAYEGKDDFPLRKTASEPNLKVRSRLKQKVAERRSSPLLRRKDGTVISTFKKRAIEISVSSMCSSAPGSGPSSPNSSNSAIAENGSSGSVPNIHAEQLRSLHQSLNADGTVSPLTLYTSPSLPNISLGLPANSHITASQKLQEAERQALQSLRQGGALTGKFVSTSSLPACLPPPGAPHDADGPQTNSHSHSSLLQHVLLLEQARQQSALLAVPMYGQSPLVTGERVSNNMRTVNKLPRHRPLSRTQSAPLPQSPQALQQLVMQQQHQHFLEKQKQYQLNKILSKGAELPRQPPTHPEETEEELTETAEMLEEGRGEGPEHTREPRLQKDGSGETSPPSERLLPLKGESTESDLEEEDDEDEAIELKECDDDGTPYGQFSDQHHIQQLNVFQASLSITGMPHRPLGRAQSSPATASLKGAPMAEVPIKHLFTTGLVYDTLMLKHQCMCGNTHIHPEHAGRIQSVWSRLQETGLLGRCERIRGRKATLDEIQTVHSEYHTLLYGTSPLNRQKLDSKKLLGPMSQKMYAMLPCGGIGVDSDTVWNEMHSSGAVRMAVGCVIELAFKVAAGELKNGFAVVRPPGHHAEESTAMGFCFFNSVAITAKLLQQKLGVGKILIVDWDIHHGNGSQQAFYNDPNVLYISLHRYDDGNFFPGSGAPEEVGVGPGVGFNVNIAWTGGVEPPMGDVEYLTAFRTVVMPIANEFSPDVVLVSAGFDAVEGHQSPLGGYNVTAKCFGHLTKQLMTLAGGRVVLALEGGHDLTAICDASEACVSALLGDELEPLPESVLQEKPCPKAAASLERVIEIQSKHWSSLQRLAPTVGQCLLDAQRREKDEADTVTAMASLTVDAEQAAVVTEIRSVEEPMEEEPAL; this is translated from the exons CATTGGACATGAAGACATCGTTACCGGGCGGACTGCGTAGCCCCGTGGGCGACTCGGGTCCCGGAGGCGGCAGCGTGAGCATCGTCGGCGGAGGAGGCGAGCGCtgcagcagcggcggcggcggcggcggcggcagcaaCACGGGCACCGGGAGCTCAGGCGGCAATCCCACCAACGCGTCCAGcggcggcggaggaggaggcagcgtgGCGGTGGACCTGCGCACCGACCTGCGGGGCGACGTGCGCCTGAGCGCGCTGGGTGGCATGGACCCGGCGCTGACcgagcagcagctgcagcacgAGCTGCTCCTGCtcaagcagcagcaggagctgcAAAAACAGCTGCTCTTCGCCGAGTTCCAGAAGCAGCACGAGGTGCTGACGCGCCAGCACGAGGTCCAGCTTCAGGAGCACCTcaag cagcagcaggagattCTGGCAGTCAAGCGTCAGCAGGAGTTGGAGCAGAAGCGCAAGCTGGAGCAGCAGCGTCACGAGGAGCTGGAGAAGCAGCGTCTGGAGCAGCAGCTCATCATGCTGCGCAACAAGGAGAAGGGCAAAGAGA GTGCCATTGCCAGCACTGAGGTCAAGTTGAAGTTGCAGGAGTTCCTCCTGAGCAAAAAAGATCCCACCCctggcggactaaaccattccTTCACCCAGAAGTGCTG GGGCGCTCAGCACACCTCCCTGGACCAGAGTTCCCCCCCTCAGACAAACACGCCCCCCTCCTACAAATTGCCCCCTCTCCTGGGTGCCTATGAGGGCAAGGACGATTTCCCTCTGCGCAAGACTG CCTCTGAGCCCAATCTGAAGGTGCGCTCGCGGTTAAAACAGAAGGTTGCTGAGCGACGCAGCAGCCCTCTACTGAGGAGAAAAGATGGAACTGTCATCAGCACTTTCAAGAAAAGAGCCATTGAAATCTCAG TGTCGTCCATGTGCAGCAGCGCCCCCGGTTCTGGGCCCAGCTCTCCGAACAGCTCCAACAGCGCCATCGCCGAGAACGGCTCCAGCGGCTCCGTCCCCAACATCCATGCTGAG CAGCTGCGCTCTCTCCACCAGTCTCTGAACGCGGACGGGACGGTGAGCCCCCTGACTCTCTACACGTCCCCCTCGCTCCCCAACATCTCTCTGGGCCTGCCTGCCAACTCGCACATCACG GCTTCCCAGAAGCTGCAGGAGGCGGAGCGACAGGCCCTACAGTCGCTACGTCAGGGCGGTGCGCTGACGGGGAAGTTTGTCAGCACCTCGTCACTGCCGGCGTGCCTGCCCCCGCCCGGAGCCCCCCACGACGCCGACGGCCCCCAGACCAACTCGCACTCGCACTCCTCGCTCCTGCAGCACGTGCTACTGCTGGAACAGGCGCGGCAGCAGAGCGCGCTGctcgcag TGCCCATGTATGGCCAGTCGCCATTGGTTACGGGCGAGCGGGTGTCCAATAACATGCGTACGGTGAACAAGCTGCCGCGGCACCGGCCCCTGAGCCGCACCCAGTCGGCGCCGCTGCCCCAGAGTCCACAGGCCCTCCAGCAGCTGgtcatgcagcagcagcaccagcacttCCTGGAGAAGCAGAAACAGTACCAGCTCAACAAG ATCCTCTCCAAGGGGGCGGAACTTCCCCGTCAGCCGCCCACTCACCCCGAGGAGACGGAGGAGGAGCTCACAGAGACGGCCGAGATGCTAGAGGAAGGCCGGGGCGAGGGGCCAGAGCACACGCGTGAGCCGCGCCTCCAAAAGGACGGCTCAGGCGAAACGTCGCCGCCGTCGGAGCGCCTGCTGCCCCTGAAGGGAGAGAGCACCGAGAGCGacttggaggaggaggacgacgaaGACGAGGCCATCGAGCTCAAGGAGTGCGACGACGATGGCACCCCCTATGGACAG TTTTCAGACCAACATCACATTCAGCAGCTCAATGTGTTCCaggcctctctctccatcactggcATGCCCCACAGACCCCTGGGAAGGGCCCAGTCCTCCCCGGCCACCGCCAGTCTTAAGGGAGCCCCTATGGCAGAAGTCCCCATTAAGCACCTCTTCACTACAG GGCTGGTGTACGACACGCTGATGCTGAAGCACCAGTGCATGTGTGGCAACACCCACATCCACCCGGAGCACGCGGGCCGCATCCAGAGCGTGTGGTCCCGGCTGCAGGAGACCGGGCTGCTGGGCCGCTGTGAG AGGATCCGGGGCAGGAAGGCCACGCTAGATGAGATTCAGACAGTTCACTCAGAGTATCACACTCTCCTCTACGGAACCAGTCCTCTGAACAGGCAGAAGCTAGACAGCAAGAAGCTCTTAG GGCCAATGAGTCAAAAAATGTACGCCATGTTGCCCTGTGGAGGCATCGGG GTGGACAGCGATACAGTCTGGAACGAGATGCACTCCTCTGGGGCAGTCCGCATGGCTGTGGGCTGCGTCATTGAGCTGGCCTTCAAGGTTGCCGCCGGAGAACTCAAG AACGGTTTCGCTGTGGTCCGTCCACCTGGGCATCATGCAGAGGAGTCCACAGCCAT gggGTTCTGCTTCTTCAACTCAGTGGCCATTACAGCAAAGCTCTTGCAGCAGAAACTCGGAGTAGGAAAGATACTCATTGTGGACTGG GacattcaccatggcaacgggAGTCAGCAGGCCTTCTACAACGATCCCAATGTACTCTACATCTCCCTCCATCGCTATGACGATGGCAACTTCTTTCCCGGGAGCGGAGCTCCTGAGGAG GTGGGAGTTGGGCCAGGTGTGGGCTTTAATGTGAACATTGCCTGGACGGGTGGAGTGGAGCCCCCTATGGGTGATGTGGAGTACTTAACAGCCTTCAG GACTGTGGTGATGCCGATCGCCAATGAGTTCTCTCCGGACGTGGTCCTGGTGTCGGCCGGCTTCGACGCGGTCGAGGGTCACCAGTCCCCTCTGGGCGGCTACAACGTCACGGCCAAGT gTTTTGGCCACCTCACGAAGCAACTGATGACGCTGGCAGGAGGGCGAGTGGTTTTGGCTCTGGAGGGGGGGCATGACCTCACAGCCATCTGCGATGCCTCTGAGGCCTGTGTGTCAGCACTGCTGGGAGATGAG CTGGAACCTCTGCCAGAGTCCGTCCTGCAGGAGAAGCCGTGCCCTAAAGCAGCCGCCTCACTGGAGAGGGTCATAGAGATCCAGA GTAAACACTGGAGTTCCCTGCAGCGGCTGGCTCCTACCGTGGGACAGTGTCTGTTGGATGcccagagaagagagaaggacgAAGCGGACACCGTGACGGCCATGGCCTCGCTCACTGTTGATGCCGAGCAGGCTGCTGTTGTCACGGAGATCAG GTCAGTGGAAGAGCCTATGGAGGAGGAGCCGGCGCTTTAG